One genomic window of Peromyscus maniculatus bairdii isolate BWxNUB_F1_BW_parent chromosome 2, HU_Pman_BW_mat_3.1, whole genome shotgun sequence includes the following:
- the Rap1gap gene encoding rap1 GTPase-activating protein 1 isoform X7, with amino-acid sequence MAQPRPPAPQGRPRRGSLPAVAGWQNTDLFEMIEKMQGSRMDEQRCSFPPPLKTEEDYIPYPSVHEVLGREGPFPLILLPQFGGYWIEGTNHEITSIPETEPLQSPSTKVKLECNPTARIYRKHFLGKEHFNYYSLDTALGHLVFSLKYDVIGDQEHLRLLLRTKCRTYHDVIPISCLTEFPNVVQMAKLVCEDVNVDRFYPVLYPKASRLIVTFDEHVISNNFKFGVIYQKLGQTSEEELFSTNEESPAFVEFLEFLGQKVKLQDFKGFRGGLDVTHGQTGTESVYCNFRNKEIMFHVSTKLPYTEGDAQQLQRKRHIGNDIVAVVFQDENTPFVPDMIASNFLHAYVVVQAEGGGPDGPLYKVSVTARDDVPFFGPPLPDPAVFRKGPEFQEFLLTKLINAEYACYKAEKFAKLEERTRAALLETLYEELHIHSQSMMGLGGDDDKLENGSGGGGFFESFKRVIRSRSQSMDAMGLSNKKPNTVSTSHSGSFTPNNPDLAKAAGISLLIPGKSASRFGRRGSALGIGAVEESLIVPGKSPTRKKSGPFGSRRSSAIGIENIQEVQEKRESPPAGQKTPDSGHVSQEPKSENSSTQSSPEMPTTKNRVETAQRAEVLQGFSRSSSSASSFASVVEETEGVDGDDTGLHMVGRQREHCERGQLPSEVAPSCPLSQASRGHPTQTPASRGTLRVPRSRSSWKHLSSTHPRWPGGLGLIQ; translated from the exons GGAAGCAGGATGGATGAACAGCGATGCTCCTTCCCACCGCCTCTCAAA ACGGAGGAGGACTACATTCCCTACCCAAGTGTCCATGAG GTCCTGGGGCGAGAAGGGCCCTTCCCCCTCATCCTGCTGCCCCAGTTTGGGGGCTACTGGATTGAAGGCACCAACCACGAAATCACCAGCATCCCGGAGACAGAGCCGCTGCAGTCTCCCTCCACCAAGGTCAAGCTGGAGTGCAACCCCACAGCACGCATCTACCGGAAGCACTTTCTGGGCAAG GAACACTTCAATTACTATTCTTTGGACACTGCTCTTGGCCACCTGGTCTTCTCACTCAAGTACGATGTCATCGGGGATCAAGAACATCTGAGGCTACTGCTTAG GACCAAGTGTCGGACCTACCATGATGTCATCCCTATCTCCTGTCTCACCGAGTTCCCCAATGTGGTCCAGATGGCAAAG CTGGTATGTGAAGATGTCAATGTGGATCGATTTTACCCTGTGCTCTACCCCAAG GCTTCCAGGCTCATCGTCACCTTCGATGAACATGTTATCAGCAATAACTTCAAGTTTGGAGTCATTTATCAGAAACTGGGGCAG ACGTCCGAAGAGGAACTTTTCAGTACCAATGAGGAAAGTCCCGCCTTCGTGGAGTTCCTCGAGTTCCTGGGCCAGAAAGTCAAACTGCAGGATTTCAAGGG GTTCCGAGGAGGCCTGGACGTGACTCACGGGCAGACTGGGACCGAGTCCGTGTACTGCAACTTCCGCAACAAGGAGATCATGTTTCACGTGTCCACCAAGCTGCCATACACGGAAGGGGACGCCCAGCAG TTGCAGCGGAAACGGCATATTGGGAACGACATCGTCGCTGTGGTCTTCCAGGACGAGAACACGCCCTTTGTGCCGGACATGATTGCATCCAACTTTCTGCATGCCTACGTGGTGGTGCAGGCAGAGGGGGGCGGCCCCGATGGCCCCCTCTACAAG GTCTCCGTCACTGCGAGAGACGATGTACCCTTCTTTGGGCCCCCCCTCCCGGACCCTGCTGTGTTCAGGAAG GGGCCTGAGTTCCAGGAATTTCTGCTGACGAAGTTGATCAACGCTGAGTACGCTTGCTATAAAGCAGAGAAGTTCGCCAAACTGGAG GAGCGGACGCGAGCTGCCCTTCTGGAGACACTCTATGAGGAACTCCACATCCACAGCCAGTCCATGATGGGCCTGGGCGGCGACGATGATAAGCTGGAGAATGGCAGTGGCGGGGGCGGCTTCTTCGAGTCTTTCAAG AGGGTCATCCGGAGCCGGAGCCAGTCCATGGATGCCATGGGACTGAGCAACAAGAAACCCAACACCGTGTCTACTAGCCACAGTGGGAGCTTCACCCCCAACAACCCTGACCTGGCCAAGGCAGCTGGAATA TCATTGCTTATTCCCGGGAAAAGCGCGAGTAGATTCGGACGCCGGGGCAGCGCCTTAGGCATAGGAGCTGTGGAAGAG TCCCTGATTGTCCCTGGGAAGAGCCCCACGAGGAAGAAGTCCGGTCCGTTCGGCTCCCGCCGTAGCAGTGCCATTGGCATCGAGAACATCCAGGAGGTTCAGGAGAAGAG GGAGAGCCCTCCAGCTGGCCAGAAGACCCCAGACAGCGGGCACGTCTCTCAGGAGCCCAAGTCGGAGAACTCTTCCACTCAGAGCTCCCCGGAGATGCCCACGACCAAGAACAG AGTGGAGACTGCCCAGAGAGCCGAGGTCCTGCAAGGCTTTTCCAGATCCTCATCCAGTGCCAGCAGCTTCGCCAGCGtggtggaggagacagaaggTGTAGACGGAGACGACACAGGCCTG CACATGGTTGGACGACAGCGTGAGCACTGCGAGCGGGGGCAGCTCCCCAG tgaggtggctccctcctgccccctttcccAGGCCTCACGCGGTCACCCCACCCAGACGCCGGCAAGTCGGGGGACCCTGCGTGTCCCGAGATCAAGATCCAGCTGGAAGCATCTGAGCAGCACACACCCCAGATG GCCAGGAGGACTTGGGCTCATCCAGTGA
- the Rap1gap gene encoding rap1 GTPase-activating protein 1 isoform X6, with amino-acid sequence MAQPRPPAPQGRPRRGSLPAVAGWQNTDLFEMIEKMQGSRMDEQRCSFPPPLKTEEDYIPYPSVHEVLGREGPFPLILLPQFGGYWIEGTNHEITSIPETEPLQSPSTKVKLECNPTARIYRKHFLGKEHFNYYSLDTALGHLVFSLKYDVIGDQEHLRLLLRTKCRTYHDVIPISCLTEFPNVVQMAKLVCEDVNVDRFYPVLYPKASRLIVTFDEHVISNNFKFGVIYQKLGQTSEEELFSTNEESPAFVEFLEFLGQKVKLQDFKGFRGGLDVTHGQTGTESVYCNFRNKEIMFHVSTKLPYTEGDAQQLQRKRHIGNDIVAVVFQDENTPFVPDMIASNFLHAYVVVQAEGGGPDGPLYKVSVTARDDVPFFGPPLPDPAVFRKGPEFQEFLLTKLINAEYACYKAEKFAKLEERTRAALLETLYEELHIHSQSMMGLGGDDDKLENGSGGGGFFESFKRVIRSRSQSMDAMGLSNKKPNTVSTSHSGSFTPNNPDLAKAAGISLLIPGKSASRFGRRGSALGIGAVEESLIVPGKSPTRKKSGPFGSRRSSAIGIENIQEVQEKRESPPAGQKTPDSGHVSQEPKSENSSTQSSPEMPTTKNRVETAQRAEVLQGFSRSSSSASSFASVVEETEGVDGDDTGLESVSSSGTPHKRDSFLYSTWLDDSVSTASGGSSPGLTRSPHPDAGKSGDPACPEIKIQLEASEQHTPQMGC; translated from the exons GGAAGCAGGATGGATGAACAGCGATGCTCCTTCCCACCGCCTCTCAAA ACGGAGGAGGACTACATTCCCTACCCAAGTGTCCATGAG GTCCTGGGGCGAGAAGGGCCCTTCCCCCTCATCCTGCTGCCCCAGTTTGGGGGCTACTGGATTGAAGGCACCAACCACGAAATCACCAGCATCCCGGAGACAGAGCCGCTGCAGTCTCCCTCCACCAAGGTCAAGCTGGAGTGCAACCCCACAGCACGCATCTACCGGAAGCACTTTCTGGGCAAG GAACACTTCAATTACTATTCTTTGGACACTGCTCTTGGCCACCTGGTCTTCTCACTCAAGTACGATGTCATCGGGGATCAAGAACATCTGAGGCTACTGCTTAG GACCAAGTGTCGGACCTACCATGATGTCATCCCTATCTCCTGTCTCACCGAGTTCCCCAATGTGGTCCAGATGGCAAAG CTGGTATGTGAAGATGTCAATGTGGATCGATTTTACCCTGTGCTCTACCCCAAG GCTTCCAGGCTCATCGTCACCTTCGATGAACATGTTATCAGCAATAACTTCAAGTTTGGAGTCATTTATCAGAAACTGGGGCAG ACGTCCGAAGAGGAACTTTTCAGTACCAATGAGGAAAGTCCCGCCTTCGTGGAGTTCCTCGAGTTCCTGGGCCAGAAAGTCAAACTGCAGGATTTCAAGGG GTTCCGAGGAGGCCTGGACGTGACTCACGGGCAGACTGGGACCGAGTCCGTGTACTGCAACTTCCGCAACAAGGAGATCATGTTTCACGTGTCCACCAAGCTGCCATACACGGAAGGGGACGCCCAGCAG TTGCAGCGGAAACGGCATATTGGGAACGACATCGTCGCTGTGGTCTTCCAGGACGAGAACACGCCCTTTGTGCCGGACATGATTGCATCCAACTTTCTGCATGCCTACGTGGTGGTGCAGGCAGAGGGGGGCGGCCCCGATGGCCCCCTCTACAAG GTCTCCGTCACTGCGAGAGACGATGTACCCTTCTTTGGGCCCCCCCTCCCGGACCCTGCTGTGTTCAGGAAG GGGCCTGAGTTCCAGGAATTTCTGCTGACGAAGTTGATCAACGCTGAGTACGCTTGCTATAAAGCAGAGAAGTTCGCCAAACTGGAG GAGCGGACGCGAGCTGCCCTTCTGGAGACACTCTATGAGGAACTCCACATCCACAGCCAGTCCATGATGGGCCTGGGCGGCGACGATGATAAGCTGGAGAATGGCAGTGGCGGGGGCGGCTTCTTCGAGTCTTTCAAG AGGGTCATCCGGAGCCGGAGCCAGTCCATGGATGCCATGGGACTGAGCAACAAGAAACCCAACACCGTGTCTACTAGCCACAGTGGGAGCTTCACCCCCAACAACCCTGACCTGGCCAAGGCAGCTGGAATA TCATTGCTTATTCCCGGGAAAAGCGCGAGTAGATTCGGACGCCGGGGCAGCGCCTTAGGCATAGGAGCTGTGGAAGAG TCCCTGATTGTCCCTGGGAAGAGCCCCACGAGGAAGAAGTCCGGTCCGTTCGGCTCCCGCCGTAGCAGTGCCATTGGCATCGAGAACATCCAGGAGGTTCAGGAGAAGAG GGAGAGCCCTCCAGCTGGCCAGAAGACCCCAGACAGCGGGCACGTCTCTCAGGAGCCCAAGTCGGAGAACTCTTCCACTCAGAGCTCCCCGGAGATGCCCACGACCAAGAACAG AGTGGAGACTGCCCAGAGAGCCGAGGTCCTGCAAGGCTTTTCCAGATCCTCATCCAGTGCCAGCAGCTTCGCCAGCGtggtggaggagacagaaggTGTAGACGGAGACGACACAGGCCTG GAGAGCGTGTCGTCCTCAGGAACTCCCCATAAGCGGGACTCCTTCCTCTACAGCACATGGTTGGACGACAGCGTGAGCACTGCGAGCGGGGGCAGCTCCCCAG GCCTCACGCGGTCACCCCACCCAGACGCCGGCAAGTCGGGGGACCCTGCGTGTCCCGAGATCAAGATCCAGCTGGAAGCATCTGAGCAGCACACACCCCAGATG GGCTGCTAG
- the Rap1gap gene encoding rap1 GTPase-activating protein 1 isoform X4, with product MAQPRPPAPQGRPRRGSLPAVAGWQNTDLFEMIEKMQGSRMDEQRCSFPPPLKTEEDYIPYPSVHEVLGREGPFPLILLPQFGGYWIEGTNHEITSIPETEPLQSPSTKVKLECNPTARIYRKHFLGKEHFNYYSLDTALGHLVFSLKYDVIGDQEHLRLLLRTKCRTYHDVIPISCLTEFPNVVQMAKLVCEDVNVDRFYPVLYPKASRLIVTFDEHVISNNFKFGVIYQKLGQTSEEELFSTNEESPAFVEFLEFLGQKVKLQDFKGFRGGLDVTHGQTGTESVYCNFRNKEIMFHVSTKLPYTEGDAQQLQRKRHIGNDIVAVVFQDENTPFVPDMIASNFLHAYVVVQAEGGGPDGPLYKVSVTARDDVPFFGPPLPDPAVFRKGPEFQEFLLTKLINAEYACYKAEKFAKLEERTRAALLETLYEELHIHSQSMMGLGGDDDKLENGSGGGGFFESFKRVIRSRSQSMDAMGLSNKKPNTVSTSHSGSFTPNNPDLAKAAGISLLIPGKSASRFGRRGSALGIGAVEESLIVPGKSPTRKKSGPFGSRRSSAIGIENIQEVQEKRESPPAGQKTPDSGHVSQEPKSENSSTQSSPEMPTTKNRVETAQRAEVLQGFSRSSSSASSFASVVEETEGVDGDDTGLHMVGRQREHCERGQLPSEVAPSCPLSQASRGHPTQTPASRGTLRVPRSRSSWKHLSSTHPRWAASCHLIRRQD from the exons GGAAGCAGGATGGATGAACAGCGATGCTCCTTCCCACCGCCTCTCAAA ACGGAGGAGGACTACATTCCCTACCCAAGTGTCCATGAG GTCCTGGGGCGAGAAGGGCCCTTCCCCCTCATCCTGCTGCCCCAGTTTGGGGGCTACTGGATTGAAGGCACCAACCACGAAATCACCAGCATCCCGGAGACAGAGCCGCTGCAGTCTCCCTCCACCAAGGTCAAGCTGGAGTGCAACCCCACAGCACGCATCTACCGGAAGCACTTTCTGGGCAAG GAACACTTCAATTACTATTCTTTGGACACTGCTCTTGGCCACCTGGTCTTCTCACTCAAGTACGATGTCATCGGGGATCAAGAACATCTGAGGCTACTGCTTAG GACCAAGTGTCGGACCTACCATGATGTCATCCCTATCTCCTGTCTCACCGAGTTCCCCAATGTGGTCCAGATGGCAAAG CTGGTATGTGAAGATGTCAATGTGGATCGATTTTACCCTGTGCTCTACCCCAAG GCTTCCAGGCTCATCGTCACCTTCGATGAACATGTTATCAGCAATAACTTCAAGTTTGGAGTCATTTATCAGAAACTGGGGCAG ACGTCCGAAGAGGAACTTTTCAGTACCAATGAGGAAAGTCCCGCCTTCGTGGAGTTCCTCGAGTTCCTGGGCCAGAAAGTCAAACTGCAGGATTTCAAGGG GTTCCGAGGAGGCCTGGACGTGACTCACGGGCAGACTGGGACCGAGTCCGTGTACTGCAACTTCCGCAACAAGGAGATCATGTTTCACGTGTCCACCAAGCTGCCATACACGGAAGGGGACGCCCAGCAG TTGCAGCGGAAACGGCATATTGGGAACGACATCGTCGCTGTGGTCTTCCAGGACGAGAACACGCCCTTTGTGCCGGACATGATTGCATCCAACTTTCTGCATGCCTACGTGGTGGTGCAGGCAGAGGGGGGCGGCCCCGATGGCCCCCTCTACAAG GTCTCCGTCACTGCGAGAGACGATGTACCCTTCTTTGGGCCCCCCCTCCCGGACCCTGCTGTGTTCAGGAAG GGGCCTGAGTTCCAGGAATTTCTGCTGACGAAGTTGATCAACGCTGAGTACGCTTGCTATAAAGCAGAGAAGTTCGCCAAACTGGAG GAGCGGACGCGAGCTGCCCTTCTGGAGACACTCTATGAGGAACTCCACATCCACAGCCAGTCCATGATGGGCCTGGGCGGCGACGATGATAAGCTGGAGAATGGCAGTGGCGGGGGCGGCTTCTTCGAGTCTTTCAAG AGGGTCATCCGGAGCCGGAGCCAGTCCATGGATGCCATGGGACTGAGCAACAAGAAACCCAACACCGTGTCTACTAGCCACAGTGGGAGCTTCACCCCCAACAACCCTGACCTGGCCAAGGCAGCTGGAATA TCATTGCTTATTCCCGGGAAAAGCGCGAGTAGATTCGGACGCCGGGGCAGCGCCTTAGGCATAGGAGCTGTGGAAGAG TCCCTGATTGTCCCTGGGAAGAGCCCCACGAGGAAGAAGTCCGGTCCGTTCGGCTCCCGCCGTAGCAGTGCCATTGGCATCGAGAACATCCAGGAGGTTCAGGAGAAGAG GGAGAGCCCTCCAGCTGGCCAGAAGACCCCAGACAGCGGGCACGTCTCTCAGGAGCCCAAGTCGGAGAACTCTTCCACTCAGAGCTCCCCGGAGATGCCCACGACCAAGAACAG AGTGGAGACTGCCCAGAGAGCCGAGGTCCTGCAAGGCTTTTCCAGATCCTCATCCAGTGCCAGCAGCTTCGCCAGCGtggtggaggagacagaaggTGTAGACGGAGACGACACAGGCCTG CACATGGTTGGACGACAGCGTGAGCACTGCGAGCGGGGGCAGCTCCCCAG tgaggtggctccctcctgccccctttcccAGGCCTCACGCGGTCACCCCACCCAGACGCCGGCAAGTCGGGGGACCCTGCGTGTCCCGAGATCAAGATCCAGCTGGAAGCATCTGAGCAGCACACACCCCAGATG GGCTGCTAGCTGCCACCTCATCAGAAGGCAGGACTGA
- the Rap1gap gene encoding rap1 GTPase-activating protein 1 isoform X2, with the protein MAQPRPPAPQGRPRRGSLPAVAGWQNTDLFEMIEKMQGSRMDEQRCSFPPPLKTEEDYIPYPSVHEVLGREGPFPLILLPQFGGYWIEGTNHEITSIPETEPLQSPSTKVKLECNPTARIYRKHFLGKEHFNYYSLDTALGHLVFSLKYDVIGDQEHLRLLLRTKCRTYHDVIPISCLTEFPNVVQMAKLVCEDVNVDRFYPVLYPKASRLIVTFDEHVISNNFKFGVIYQKLGQTSEEELFSTNEESPAFVEFLEFLGQKVKLQDFKGFRGGLDVTHGQTGTESVYCNFRNKEIMFHVSTKLPYTEGDAQQLQRKRHIGNDIVAVVFQDENTPFVPDMIASNFLHAYVVVQAEGGGPDGPLYKVSVTARDDVPFFGPPLPDPAVFRKGPEFQEFLLTKLINAEYACYKAEKFAKLEERTRAALLETLYEELHIHSQSMMGLGGDDDKLENGSGGGGFFESFKRVIRSRSQSMDAMGLSNKKPNTVSTSHSGSFTPNNPDLAKAAGISLIVPGKSPTRKKSGPFGSRRSSAIGIENIQEVQEKRESPPAGQKTPDSGHVSQEPKSENSSTQSSPEMPTTKNRVETAQRAEVLQGFSRSSSSASSFASVVEETEGVDGDDTGLESVSSSGTPHKRDSFLYSTWLDDSVSTASGGSSPGLTRSPHPDAGKSGDPACPEIKIQLEASEQHTPQMARRTWAHPVTSGSLCLLPPPLAASVPTGLLAATSSEGRTEQMRPQKHKEKMLRHIQAAGPLPHSHPSPWYPCLQPPWPTHLGCLRRAEPSRAGSGCCWHHPPHPEVGLWVWAGTVALACPHLGLCPLGSPLESRGTE; encoded by the exons GGAAGCAGGATGGATGAACAGCGATGCTCCTTCCCACCGCCTCTCAAA ACGGAGGAGGACTACATTCCCTACCCAAGTGTCCATGAG GTCCTGGGGCGAGAAGGGCCCTTCCCCCTCATCCTGCTGCCCCAGTTTGGGGGCTACTGGATTGAAGGCACCAACCACGAAATCACCAGCATCCCGGAGACAGAGCCGCTGCAGTCTCCCTCCACCAAGGTCAAGCTGGAGTGCAACCCCACAGCACGCATCTACCGGAAGCACTTTCTGGGCAAG GAACACTTCAATTACTATTCTTTGGACACTGCTCTTGGCCACCTGGTCTTCTCACTCAAGTACGATGTCATCGGGGATCAAGAACATCTGAGGCTACTGCTTAG GACCAAGTGTCGGACCTACCATGATGTCATCCCTATCTCCTGTCTCACCGAGTTCCCCAATGTGGTCCAGATGGCAAAG CTGGTATGTGAAGATGTCAATGTGGATCGATTTTACCCTGTGCTCTACCCCAAG GCTTCCAGGCTCATCGTCACCTTCGATGAACATGTTATCAGCAATAACTTCAAGTTTGGAGTCATTTATCAGAAACTGGGGCAG ACGTCCGAAGAGGAACTTTTCAGTACCAATGAGGAAAGTCCCGCCTTCGTGGAGTTCCTCGAGTTCCTGGGCCAGAAAGTCAAACTGCAGGATTTCAAGGG GTTCCGAGGAGGCCTGGACGTGACTCACGGGCAGACTGGGACCGAGTCCGTGTACTGCAACTTCCGCAACAAGGAGATCATGTTTCACGTGTCCACCAAGCTGCCATACACGGAAGGGGACGCCCAGCAG TTGCAGCGGAAACGGCATATTGGGAACGACATCGTCGCTGTGGTCTTCCAGGACGAGAACACGCCCTTTGTGCCGGACATGATTGCATCCAACTTTCTGCATGCCTACGTGGTGGTGCAGGCAGAGGGGGGCGGCCCCGATGGCCCCCTCTACAAG GTCTCCGTCACTGCGAGAGACGATGTACCCTTCTTTGGGCCCCCCCTCCCGGACCCTGCTGTGTTCAGGAAG GGGCCTGAGTTCCAGGAATTTCTGCTGACGAAGTTGATCAACGCTGAGTACGCTTGCTATAAAGCAGAGAAGTTCGCCAAACTGGAG GAGCGGACGCGAGCTGCCCTTCTGGAGACACTCTATGAGGAACTCCACATCCACAGCCAGTCCATGATGGGCCTGGGCGGCGACGATGATAAGCTGGAGAATGGCAGTGGCGGGGGCGGCTTCTTCGAGTCTTTCAAG AGGGTCATCCGGAGCCGGAGCCAGTCCATGGATGCCATGGGACTGAGCAACAAGAAACCCAACACCGTGTCTACTAGCCACAGTGGGAGCTTCACCCCCAACAACCCTGACCTGGCCAAGGCAGCTGGAATA TCCCTGATTGTCCCTGGGAAGAGCCCCACGAGGAAGAAGTCCGGTCCGTTCGGCTCCCGCCGTAGCAGTGCCATTGGCATCGAGAACATCCAGGAGGTTCAGGAGAAGAG GGAGAGCCCTCCAGCTGGCCAGAAGACCCCAGACAGCGGGCACGTCTCTCAGGAGCCCAAGTCGGAGAACTCTTCCACTCAGAGCTCCCCGGAGATGCCCACGACCAAGAACAG AGTGGAGACTGCCCAGAGAGCCGAGGTCCTGCAAGGCTTTTCCAGATCCTCATCCAGTGCCAGCAGCTTCGCCAGCGtggtggaggagacagaaggTGTAGACGGAGACGACACAGGCCTG GAGAGCGTGTCGTCCTCAGGAACTCCCCATAAGCGGGACTCCTTCCTCTACAGCACATGGTTGGACGACAGCGTGAGCACTGCGAGCGGGGGCAGCTCCCCAG GCCTCACGCGGTCACCCCACCCAGACGCCGGCAAGTCGGGGGACCCTGCGTGTCCCGAGATCAAGATCCAGCTGGAAGCATCTGAGCAGCACACACCCCAGATG GCCAGGAGGACTTGGGCTCATCCAGTGACTTCTGGTTCCCTGTGTCTTCTGCCCCCACCTCTGGCTGCATCTGTCCCCACAGGGCTGCTAGCTGCCACCTCATCAGAAGGCAGGACTGAGCAG ATGAGGCCTCAGAAGCACAAGGAGAAGATGCTGCGCCACATCCAGGCAGCTGGCCCTCTGCCCCACAGCCACCCCAGCCCCTGGTACCCCTGCCTCCAACCCCCCTGGCCCACCCATCTGGGCTGTCTCCGCAGGGCGGAGCCATCCAGAGCTGGGAGTGGATGCTGCTGGCATCACCCTCCCCACCCCGAGGTGGGGCTCTGGGTGTGGGCAGGGACTGTGGCCCTGGCTTGCCCCCACCTGGGCCTCTGTCCCCTGGGTTCCCCTCTGGAGTCACGGGGAACAGagtag